AGCAGGGGGAGACGAATGGGCGGccgcgctcgtcgccgccgccgccgcctcaggagGGGCGACCTCGCCGCCGTCCTCCGGCTCCGCCATGCCGCTGCAGCAGAGGGATCGCACCGACGGGCACCCGATCTCGTCGAGCTGGGAGGTGCTCGGTTTCGTCGTCGATGGAGAGGAGCGGAGGCGGCAACTTCTTCCACGGTTCGCATGCGTACCCTTTTCCACTAATTTTTCTGTCTTCTATTTTTAGTCTTTTGCGACTACTCTCTCTACTGCTTGTTGCCACGTGTAAAGTTCATCAGGAATACCGATAGAAATTTAAGGGAGTCCTTACAATTTTTTCCAGAAAATTCGAGCTAATGATAGATTTTTTTCTAAGACAAGCTAAAAATAGATTGTCTAGCTCCACCaatacaaatgcatgcatggatgatcTTGAACGGCCACATATGTTGACCAAGATGTGATCGTAACCTATGCTTTGTCCTTGGCTGCAAAGAGAAACAACAGGGTGTATTTTTTCCACTCAAAAGAATTTTTGCTCAAGAGCAAAGCAAAAGgtgctttatttttcttttttgctgGTGAACATTGATAACAGATTTGAATCATTTTTCGCGAAATTGAAACAACAAGGTGTTTTGTTTTTTCTGGTGAACATTGATAATAGATCAGAATCATTTGGCTTGCCCACAAAGAACGCCTCTTCACCATCGAATGACCACTACCGTTGTTCCCCTACTGTAGCCGGCTTGACCACACGATGATAGTCgggaagtcttcatgcatgtgcccgtAAGGACTAGTGCCCTAGAGTCGTAGTCGTCACCGTTGAACCCTTCAATAGATCTGAAGCACCTGACAACAAATCTCGTCACACGACGAGAAACACTAAACTCACCGTAGCAAGGAGACGACAGAAATCTACGTCGGAGGTCCTTCAATTACGTTCAGATGGACGAACTTGAGGAGAATCGGAGACCGAAACACAAACTCAAGAAAAAGCGCCGCCATCCATCTGAGCGCCACACCTAAGAAGACTAAAAAAACCTAACCTAAACTATTAACCAGACTGAAAGCACCAGGATCCCTAACCCCGCCACCAGTCGTCGGAGCGGCAGGTAGAGGGGAGCCGAATCCACGGTCTCATTGATGAAGCCTGGAGGGGAGATTTACCATAGCCGCCAAGGGATAGGGGAGTTCATATCACGGAAACCACACAATATTAATATGTCTTGGTGGTAAAAGGAATTGTTGCATCCTACATCTTTGGAAATTGAAATGGAGAGGGTCTAACTATTGTAACTTTCATGAAATATGAAAGTTAATGATGCATGTCTTGATTTTCAGCGCAAAATAAAATGTAACATGTGGTGCTTGAGTATAGCACATAACCGAGTCCTAGAGTTTCAACCTGCCAACTACGAAACAAATTGGACTAAAAACTCACATAACCTTTTATGTTACAAAAAAATGCATTTATGTGCCTTAAGAAAAAAACATAAAGTTGATATTCTGATGAGATTTTGAATGTTTGATTTGATTTTATTGGATTGCAGAGGGTGTTGGCATCCAGCAGAAGAACCCTGGCTCTTTTCCAGATTTCCGCTCTGGTCGACTTCCTCATCCAAAAAAGTGGAAACTGCAAAGTTTTCATGGCAGCGGAAGTATTTAAAAAATAAAATCAAAGAGGGCTCAAGAAAGTGCAAAATGCAAATTCTTTTGGGCAGCAGAAGGATTTTAAAaataaaatcaaaggaaaaaaTGGAGATCCCTTAGCGGGCCTGGCCTGGCACCGGCCCGgtccggcgggaagccgagccaccAATACTCTCACTCGCGCACCCGTTGGTGGCAGCCGCCGGCCCCCGTCGCCTCCTTCCCCTGAACCCTactccaccatggccgccgcccgcgccgccctcctccgccgccACGGCCTCGGCGCCGCCGCCACCAACCCCGTCCTCTTCTCCGGCCACGGCCTCCGCTACCGCAAGCTCGAGGTCATCCTCACCACGGTAAGCCACCCCccccctgcccccctccccccgcgaCGCTCCGctcggtcctccacctctgcaggatGCATCCCGCGATCTCGCTAGCCGCTTGCGTTTCCGGTCAGTTCGAGCGGGGTGCTTTCGATCCGGTGAGGCCGGTGCCGCCTCAGCGACAGTTTGACCGATAAATCTCCAGCATTTCTGAAACTTTTTAAGCTAGCAGTAGTATTTTTGACCGATAAAGCTTCAGTTTTGGCCTTTCATTTCAACAATGTCCCTAGAGATTTTAGATTGTGCGGGGAAGTGGAACTAACCTTTGACATCACCCATCGCTTGTTCACCTCAGACGATCGACAAGCTGGGGAAGGCGGGGGAGACGGTGAAGGTGGCGCCGGGGCACTTCCGCAACTACCTCATGCCCAAGATGCTCGCCGTCCCCAACATCGACAAGTTCGCCATACTCATGCGCGAGCAGAGCAAGGTTAGCTTCCCCCTTCTTTTCCCCGATAGAAATAAACATGCCGCGATGGCCGTGCAGTTTGGAATGCTCCGTCGCGGCTCACAAGCATTTGCTTACTAACTACTAGCTTACTCTGCTGGCTTTTGAGGCTCTGCTTTCCAGAGTTCGTTTATCAGTTCTTCATCTGCGTATTGAATGAATTTTACGAGCTCTCCAATACTTGTTGCATCTTAGTAGCTCTTTGGTAGAATAGGCTTATATACAACTCTTGCTACTTGTGTTCAGTGAGCAAGTTGGTGCTGAAGTTATTTTGGTTCATTCTAGTTCATCTCCACTGAAGTATTTGCTTCTTGTAAAGTTCTGTTACCGTAAGAATATTTACATTGTAAACTATTACTGCTTTGCTGGCTTACAAGTCTCTCATTTGTTTGATCAGCTTTACAAACGCGAAGTGGAGGTGGTTGTCAAAGAAGTCTCAAAGGAGGAGGATGATGCTCGGGTATGTCGTGCACCGAGTGGTTCTTCCTTTTTCGTGAACTGCAGTGTAGATGAGAGTTCTTAGTACACAACTAACTGACCTATCCTGTTCCTTTTCTGAAACCCTGTTTGCCATTCAACAGAACTTTTGCCTACAGCTGTCTTTGGTTGATTTGTGCACAATTTCTGTCTAACTGACCTCTCCTATTCATCCTCTGAAACTCAGTTTGCTATTTAACACCATATCAGTCCAGAGCCGTCTTTGGTGGATTTGTTTTGGTTAACGCACTTCGAGTCCACTCTAAACATCTGGTGCTGAAAATAGTGAATATGTTGCCTTGGAAAAGTCTTCTTGTACCTCTTGGCTTctgctccctctgttcctaaatgtttgtgtttctagagatttcaaatggactaccacatatggatgtatatagacatattttagagtgtagattcactcattttgctctgtatgtaggcacttgttgaaatttctagaaagacaaatatttagggacGGAGGAAGTAGATATTATGTTTAGAATGTAGGGCCTCTTAAGTTCATTTTTGTCACTGTGGCCAGCTACTCAACACTGTTCCAATACTGTTTTTCAGATACACAAGCATAGTAGCTGTCCTCTCAACTGTAACGTCCAGCTCATCCATTTCATACTGTACATAGAAAAGATCCTTTTGATGCTTACTTAAAACAACATTTTTTGTAACTGAATCCTGACATTGAAGTTCTTGTTTTCTCAGTTCGGTTAAATACAGATCTTTTATGTGTTTTCCCAGTCACCGGCCTCTTAAGTTCATTTCGTTTTAAAATGTTACTCATTTACTTCTCAACTCAACCATTTGAACAGCAAGCGGAAGAGAAACTGAAGCAGTGTCAAGCAGCAGCAAAACGGCTCGATAATGCTCTCTTGGTTAGTATGGTTCCACCAAATTTTGGAGTCCTGGTGCAGCATACTTTTGTTGATGTTCCAGATGGACAATCTTGTCCAGTATTAGCAAGTGCTGATCAAAATATTTATGTTTCATAGGTGTTCAGACGGTTCATCTCCGAAGGGATCGAGTTGCGCTCTCCTGTAACGAAGGATGAAATTGTTTCTGAGGTTCTGCTCCAGCGCTGTCATCCGCTATTTATTCAAAAACATTAATCTGTAGGTAGTAACATCAAACTTTACCAACAGGTGGCGAGGCAACTCAACGTCAACATTTACCCAGACAATTTACACCTGGTGTCACCATTGTCATCCCTCGGAGAATTTGAGGTGCCACTTCGCTTACCGAGGGATATACCACGCCCAGAAGGCAAGCTACAATGGACTCTCAAGGTCAAGATCAGGAGACCCTAAGCACTTTCGGTGGGTGATCTTTGCTCTCCTTCCAAGGTGCTGAATGGTACCAAAAGGCCATTTCAGCCTTCGGATGAAGAGACACGCTGAAATAGACCTTCAAACTCAACCTTTTCCCTTTACAATTTGCTTGGGCCATCGTCTCGGGCGGGGCGATATGATCGGGCCTTTTGTTCCTACAAAAAAACGTTGAGAAATAGTGAATAATTTGCCTGGAGTAGGGGGCCTAGTATTGTTGTTGCTGTTTGACTTTATCATATTCTTGACTTGTTAGTGTGCCCAATCCTGGTGTGAAAGGGGGGAGATGGATATAAAGAAAGAAAGGTTGTGTGTGCAAGGCATCCTTGAAAAGGAGAGGCAGGGAGTGAAAGCTTCCTCAGAAATGCTCATTTGGCGTCATCATCATCATATGAAAAAATGGCCGTCTCCATCGATGTTTTAGTCGGCTTATATTGCTCTACGTGTCGTGTGACGGCCTTTTGCTTTGATGTGGAAATGCTCTTTAATTCGCGCACGCATATTTTGTGCTTCCTTATCTCCCCCATTTGACTGAATGGTTATCAGTTGATCCATGGACCCCGGGCAATCATTGTCTTGGTCCTATTTTAAGATCTGAGCTGAATTACATTGACACTGACTTGACAGTGGAGACCCATTGATCTCTGCGATCTCTGCTTAATCTTGTTTCCCATTTTTTGCCAGGCATTACTTTGAAAAAATTATTGCGGTAATTACGCGTCGACAAGGGCTATCTTTGCATCCAAAGTGCTAATACAAAATGTTGAAAGAGAAGGGCACTGGTgcaaaaaataagagtgaaaatcagcacTTTGGCAGTCTGATGAACTTTCATGTGGAGCTGGGGTGCCCAGATCCTCACTTTGCTTGAGCACTGCAAAATACCTTTCCTATGCAGCAAGAGAAAGCTGTAAAGCAGGTGATCTCACCTGCAAGGCATCAGGGTTGAGAAGCAACAGAGATGCCTTCTTTTGGGGAGGAAACAGCAGCCCAATTAGTAGTAGTGCTCCATTGTTAAGGTGCTGCTCAAGCTTCTTATATGGATGAGATGGTGTGATTTGTGGTCCTAGGAGATTTTAGTTTGGGGGTCATAATCTCCAACCTCTTCACAAAATAATATCAGGTTACATCTATCTATCAGCAAAAGTCAAACAAAAAGGATGGTCCATGATGTGATCTCCTCTTTTCTTTCCCCCTCCAACTCCTGTCTGATTGATCCACTCTATGGATCAGTTGAGTTTGGAAGAATGATTGATATTTTTTCCAGACATGTCACAttccaaaaaaactaaaataaatggaaaacaTAAGCTTGAGGTCACCATTGCAAATAACAAAACATGTGCAATTCAGCTGCATCATGTGATTAAGCTAACCTAATGCTGGTATGTGGAGCCAAACAAGGAGAGAAATAAGAAAGTTCACCTAATGTGTAGCCAGAGATACACAAATGAACCTGGCTGATAGGGTGTGGAGGGGGCCAAGTGAAATATAAGAAACTGATGTGTACATGTGATGAGGGGCAAGCCCCATGTGACACCCATATGATTCATGCCCTAAGCACAATatactactactgctgctgctgcatcATATCATAGGAAATAATTGCCACTGGTGCATTGGAGTAGACAAGAGATGACAGGCTGCTGAGGAGCTGCTTGGCTATGATAGAGCCAAATTCAAGCTAGGTTAAAAAAATATCTCTCATGCCTTTCATCCAAGGCAGAACAAGAATGACATCTCAGGCCTCAGCTGTGTAGCCATATGTGGTAGACCATTAGTGGTGGTACTATGGTGAATGGAAGCTGAAAGTGAGAGATGAGGACAGCCAGCAAGACAAATCAAAGTGTCACAAGAAAGGCTTCAGCCTGCAATGATCTTCAGGAAGGCTCCAAATGAAAACCTCAACTTCATATAGAAACTGCTCAAAGGTGAACTTGCGCTTCATTTGCGCAGCCGAATGCAAGAGGACGGGGCGTATTATCATGATACCGAAAGGTAATAGCGACGACTCCTGAAAGGATTTCATACAGAGGCTGCTGGCTGGGACAGGCGAAATCAGCTTCGGACTTCCGCTGAAATCTAGGCTTTGCTTGAGAAATTAAATTTGTAATATTGGCTCATAATCCATTGGTAGCAACTGCAAATCGACGTACCAACCGCAACTCTGAAAGCAAAACATATAGATGAATTGAGTGACAGCAACATCTCATATGCCATTTGAAAAAACAAACATGTTACTAACTATAAGCATGTACCTGTTTCCAGAATGTTCCTTAATTGGTTAACGAAACAGAGCAAAGCAAGATTAGGGCAATGCACATCATCATCGAAGGCCGATGACGACGCCCCAACCGAAACTTTCCCTTGTTTAACAGTAGgtatgatgacgaggaggaggatacAGCATACATGTTACCCTAAATTTCAGTATTTGGCGCGCTACAGTTGCATTTTCCATGCCATCCCAACAACCCCACACTATTCAAATTGTGGCAATGTGTAGTAAATTGCAATTTCCAAGCTGAGGAAAAGCATACTTACATGATAATTCATGGGAGGAAAGAAAACAAGTGTGCAGTATGCAAATCCTGATGTGTGAAAGGTACTGGTACAATGGACCTGACTTGTAAATAAAGGCACATCACATTCATATCTACAGTTCATCTTTGATGTCCTACTCCAAAGAAAATACAGAGGGGACAAAGAAAAATCTTATAGAATTAGAGTTGTCACATCAATCAGCATAAAACCTTAGTTGCAGACTGATTGATGCatacacatacatacatactatactctGGTTTAATTAGGGATCTATTGAACACTTCAATCAATCAGCATAAATCAGTTGCATACATATATATGCTCTGCTACTACAAATTATAACAGGATTTAACTGAACTATTGTTTTACTACAATTATGCTTGGAAAATCCTTGTTGATTTCCAGTGGCAAAAGCTTAATAATTACAAAGAGGAGAGAAACAAAAAGGACTTGAACTTCAATTAGTCTGAAAATATGACTGGCATAATACACAATGATCACACTGGAGGATTACAATATCAACAATTAAAACGCGGGTTGGGGGGTTAACAGTTTTTCGGCATTTCGAATTCCCATTCTTCATGCCTCAAATTGCTAGTAGTAAGTAATATATCACACACCAAGATTGGCTACTACAGTAGTAATACTTGAGAAAGATTAAGTTTTGGCAACAAGATGAACTACAACTGTACCGGGCTGCTCAGGCTCTGCAAGCAAGGGGATGGATCAGCACCGCCATGCCGACACCGACACCAGCTCCGACCGCTGCCACCAGAGCGCCAGCGCCGCCTGCTGCTTCTCGACGTGGAAGCCATGGTTGGCCGTGCGCCGGAGCAGGCACTCGGCCTGCGCCTCCGCGGCATTGCTGAGCTGCAGCGGCGTGAGCCCGGCCGACGCGAACGTGGACCGCCACGGGGGCAGCTTCTCGCCGCCGGTGACCAGGCGCTCGGCCCTCGGCCGCAGGATGAACTGCTCCACCTTGGCCGCCACGTCCAGCGACGCGCCGGGCGTGTCGAGCGACTCGACGAGCGCGGCGCAGGAGCGGAGCACGTTCAGCGCGTGGCTCGGGAGCGGCAGGTCGGCACGGTCGCAGCCGTGGTCCACGCACACGACGATGGCGGGGCGGAGCTGCTTCACGACGCGGAGGGACGCCGGCGTCGGCCCGG
This portion of the Triticum dicoccoides isolate Atlit2015 ecotype Zavitan chromosome 7A, WEW_v2.0, whole genome shotgun sequence genome encodes:
- the LOC119328798 gene encoding 50S ribosomal protein L9-like produces the protein MAAARAALLRRHGLGAAATNPVLFSGHGLRYRKLEVILTTTIDKLGKAGETVKVAPGHFRNYLMPKMLAVPNIDKFAILMREQSKLYKREVEVVVKEVSKEEDDARQAEEKLKQCQAAAKRLDNALLVFRRFISEGIELRSPVTKDEIVSEVARQLNVNIYPDNLHLVSPLSSLGEFEVPLRLPRDIPRPEGKLQWTLKVKIRRP